A stretch of the uncultured Trichococcus sp. genome encodes the following:
- a CDS encoding exodeoxyribonuclease III, whose product MTFVSWNVNGLRAIVNKNFADIFLEFDADFFCLQETKLQEGQIDLTFPGYESYWNYADRKGYSGTAIFTKHTPLSVRLGIGNADHDSEGRVITLEYADFYLITVYTPNSQEQLKRLDYRMHWETAFLAYLKGLESKKPVIVCGDLNVAHENIDLKNWKTNRKNAGFSDEERAKFSDLVANGFIDTFRYFHPDAEGRYSWWSYRFNARKNNAGWRIDYFLVSEALKDALAAADIHENIFGSDHCPVSLKLSL is encoded by the coding sequence CTGACATTTGTCTCATGGAACGTCAATGGCTTGCGGGCCATCGTAAACAAGAATTTTGCGGATATTTTTTTGGAATTCGATGCCGATTTCTTTTGTCTGCAGGAAACGAAATTACAGGAAGGCCAGATTGATTTAACGTTTCCCGGGTATGAGTCCTATTGGAATTATGCAGATCGCAAAGGCTATTCCGGCACAGCCATATTCACGAAGCACACGCCGCTTTCTGTCCGGTTGGGCATAGGTAATGCCGACCATGATTCGGAAGGCCGCGTCATCACCCTGGAATACGCCGACTTCTACCTGATCACTGTCTACACGCCCAATTCACAGGAACAACTGAAACGGCTGGACTACCGGATGCATTGGGAGACGGCCTTTCTGGCTTATCTGAAAGGGCTGGAATCAAAAAAACCAGTCATCGTCTGCGGCGACCTCAACGTTGCCCACGAAAACATCGACCTGAAGAATTGGAAAACAAACCGCAAGAACGCGGGCTTTTCGGACGAGGAACGCGCCAAGTTCAGCGATTTGGTCGCCAACGGTTTCATCGATACTTTCCGCTACTTCCATCCCGATGCGGAAGGCAGATATTCCTGGTGGAGCTATCGCTTCAACGCCCGCAAAAACAATGCCGGCTGGCGGATCGACTACTTCCTTGTGTCGGAAGCTTTGAAGGATGCCTTGGCCGCTGCCGATATCCATGAAAATATTTTCGGTAGCGACCATTGCCCGGTATCGCTGAAGCTTTCACTGTAA
- the murB gene encoding UDP-N-acetylmuramate dehydrogenase — protein sequence MLGTEIKQQFPEIIVKENENLSYYTYTKTGGPADVLVFPKSKEEVAAIVAWVNEKQVPLTVLGNSSNVIIKDGGIRGIVMILTEMDHMEVKRHRLIVQSGARLIDASRMALAERLSGLEFACGIPGSVGGAVYMNAGAYDGEVEEVIESVVVITREGKIKTYAKDELEFSYRHSRLQETNEIVLEVVFDLEKGKHEAIKARMDELTALRESKQPLEYPSCGSVFKRPTGYFTGKLIQEAGLQGLTWGGAQVSMKHAGFIVNINQATATDYIELIAHIKEVIMEHYGVPLETEVRIIGEDSVGSV from the coding sequence ATGTTGGGGACGGAAATAAAACAACAGTTTCCTGAAATAATCGTTAAAGAGAATGAGAACTTGTCATATTATACATACACAAAAACAGGTGGCCCAGCGGATGTGCTGGTCTTCCCGAAGTCAAAAGAGGAAGTTGCTGCAATCGTCGCTTGGGTGAATGAAAAACAAGTACCTTTGACGGTATTGGGCAATTCCAGCAATGTCATCATCAAGGATGGCGGCATCCGCGGCATCGTCATGATCCTGACAGAAATGGACCATATGGAAGTGAAACGCCATCGTTTGATCGTCCAGAGCGGAGCACGCTTGATCGATGCTTCCCGGATGGCTTTAGCTGAGCGCTTGAGCGGCCTGGAATTTGCATGCGGCATTCCCGGCAGCGTAGGCGGAGCGGTCTATATGAACGCCGGAGCATATGACGGTGAGGTTGAAGAAGTCATCGAATCCGTAGTGGTGATCACACGCGAAGGCAAAATAAAAACCTACGCGAAGGATGAACTTGAGTTTTCCTATCGCCACAGTAGGCTACAGGAAACGAACGAAATCGTTCTCGAAGTTGTCTTCGATCTGGAAAAAGGCAAGCACGAAGCGATCAAAGCCCGAATGGATGAACTGACTGCTTTGCGCGAATCGAAGCAGCCATTGGAATATCCTTCATGCGGCAGCGTGTTCAAACGGCCAACCGGTTATTTCACAGGCAAATTGATCCAGGAAGCGGGACTTCAGGGCTTGACTTGGGGTGGTGCACAGGTTTCGATGAAGCATGCAGGATTCATCGTGAACATCAACCAAGCCACAGCTACCGACTACATTGAACTGATTGCACATATCAAAGAAGTCATAATGGAACATTATGGCGTGCCATTGGAAACGGAAGTCCGGATCATCGGAGAAGATTCAGTGGGAAGCGTATAG
- a CDS encoding metal ABC transporter substrate-binding protein: MKWALSLVGTTALLAGCGAAGNTTENTDSDKLQVVTTFYPMYDFTKQIAQDDADVSMLLEAGMEVHSFEPSSQMIAEIQDADVFIYNSPEMETWVPDVLASLDTSDMVVICASDAITLLEYEGEAHAHDHESEEEGAEVGHSHTVDPHVWLDPVLAQTEVTTIAEGLAEVDPDNAKDYLENAGIYNGKLKELDEAYQAAFEGAENRTFVTQHAAFAYLAARYDLNQISVTGLNAEVEPSAAALATLSDYVKANNISHIYFENNASSQTAETLAEEVGVELAVLSPLEGITEEDQKKGADYISVMLENLEALKKSVN; this comes from the coding sequence ATGAAGTGGGCGTTGTCGCTAGTAGGGACAACTGCACTATTGGCTGGTTGCGGAGCAGCCGGGAACACAACAGAAAATACGGATTCGGACAAGCTGCAGGTCGTCACGACATTTTATCCGATGTACGATTTTACGAAACAGATAGCACAGGACGATGCCGATGTGAGCATGCTTTTGGAAGCCGGAATGGAAGTGCATTCCTTTGAGCCATCGAGCCAGATGATCGCCGAAATCCAAGATGCCGATGTTTTCATTTACAATAGCCCGGAGATGGAGACGTGGGTGCCGGATGTGTTGGCATCCCTCGACACCTCGGATATGGTGGTGATTTGTGCAAGTGACGCAATCACGCTGTTGGAGTATGAAGGCGAGGCCCACGCGCATGATCACGAGTCCGAGGAGGAAGGAGCGGAGGTTGGGCATTCGCACACTGTCGATCCGCATGTTTGGTTGGATCCTGTGCTGGCGCAGACAGAGGTTACGACGATTGCGGAAGGATTGGCCGAAGTGGATCCAGACAATGCTAAGGATTATCTGGAAAATGCCGGAATTTATAACGGGAAACTGAAGGAATTAGATGAAGCCTATCAGGCTGCGTTTGAGGGAGCAGAAAACCGTACTTTCGTGACACAACATGCAGCCTTTGCCTATTTGGCGGCCCGCTATGATCTAAACCAGATTTCTGTAACGGGTCTGAACGCTGAAGTTGAACCGAGTGCGGCAGCTTTGGCGACACTTTCCGATTACGTGAAAGCCAACAATATTTCGCACATTTATTTTGAAAATAATGCTTCTTCACAGACCGCGGAGACGCTGGCCGAAGAGGTTGGCGTGGAATTGGCGGTATTGAGTCCTCTTGAAGGGATCACCGAAGAAGACCAGAAAAAGGGTGCGGATTATATTTCGGTCATGCTGGAAAATCTTGAGGCATTGAAGAAAAGCGTCAACTGA
- a CDS encoding SDR family oxidoreductase — MDFQNRVVVVTGGANGIGRATVESFLAAGAAVALVDTDREAGEKIVSRFGTKDVYFHHGDIAEEAALHAFAEAVKQRFGKVDYLVNNACISKKGILSQCSFQDFNYVLALGVTAPYLLTSLFLPVFTADASIVNIASSRGFMSQKDTESYSAAKGGILALTHALSISLAGKARVNSISPGWIDTGSFHKEEAYQPDYEAADLLQHPVGRVGLPDDIVQTIRFLCSDAAGFINGQNFTVDGGMSKLMIYHNDHGWTYNPESE, encoded by the coding sequence ATGGATTTTCAGAATCGTGTAGTCGTAGTGACCGGCGGAGCGAACGGCATCGGCCGGGCAACGGTGGAATCGTTTTTGGCTGCGGGTGCCGCTGTCGCATTGGTGGACACGGACAGGGAGGCCGGCGAAAAAATCGTTTCCCGTTTCGGAACGAAAGACGTTTATTTCCACCACGGAGACATTGCGGAGGAAGCTGCCCTTCATGCATTTGCGGAAGCCGTCAAGCAACGCTTCGGAAAAGTCGATTATCTGGTGAACAACGCCTGCATCAGCAAAAAAGGGATTCTGTCGCAGTGTTCCTTTCAGGACTTCAATTATGTCCTGGCTTTGGGTGTTACGGCGCCGTATCTGTTGACAAGCTTGTTTTTGCCGGTGTTCACAGCTGACGCTTCGATCGTGAACATCGCATCCAGCCGAGGTTTCATGTCACAAAAGGACACCGAAAGTTACTCGGCAGCTAAAGGAGGCATCCTTGCCTTAACGCATGCCCTCAGCATTTCATTGGCCGGGAAAGCCCGCGTCAATTCCATCAGCCCTGGCTGGATCGACACGGGTTCCTTCCATAAAGAAGAGGCCTATCAGCCGGACTATGAAGCCGCGGATCTCCTTCAGCATCCTGTAGGCCGCGTCGGCCTGCCCGATGACATCGTGCAGACGATCCGTTTCCTCTGCAGCGATGCAGCCGGCTTCATCAACGGGCAGAATTTCACCGTCGACGGCGGGATGTCCAAGCTGATGATTTACCACAACGACCATGGCTGGACCTACAATCCCGAATCCGAGTGA
- a CDS encoding gluconokinase, producing MAARYVMGVDVGTTSTKAVLYETDGSAYESAYAHYPLIKENPEMAEQDLDEIFSAVLKTIKAVIQKAELGPTDIAGIGFSSAMHSLILMDAEGTPLTRSITWADNRSKKYASMLKHSEMGQYFYEKTGTPLHPMSPLSKILWLKAEKPEVFQAARWFIGIKEYILWRLFDEFVVDYSVASATGLFNIREFRWDEEILEFCSITSQMLPLPVSPGHQLSGLSEEVAELLGLAADTPFIVGGNDGCLANLGMGAIRAGTATITIGTSGAVRMTSDKPYVSPQGRTFSYILDENHYVNGGAVNNGGNIFDWAIKQFMPANIADEDLYDKAMEMIANVAPGADGLVFHPYLNGERAPLWNADARGNFSGINMLHTKEHFLRSVLEGICLNLKDVLTAIIPMNGEPTKIMASGGFSRAQVWRQILTDIIGMPIEFPETFESSCTGAALITLKSLGLVDSVDDAEKMMGASIEHQPNEDSKSVYAAMFPRYQQMSRLLQEFYTEK from the coding sequence TTGGCAGCACGATATGTCATGGGAGTGGATGTCGGTACCACAAGCACAAAAGCCGTACTGTATGAAACGGACGGCTCAGCTTATGAGTCAGCGTACGCGCATTATCCATTAATCAAAGAGAATCCCGAAATGGCGGAACAAGACTTGGATGAGATCTTTTCAGCTGTATTAAAAACAATAAAAGCAGTCATACAGAAAGCGGAACTGGGCCCGACGGATATTGCCGGCATCGGCTTTTCGAGTGCTATGCACAGTTTGATCCTCATGGATGCGGAAGGGACGCCGTTGACGAGGAGCATCACCTGGGCGGATAATCGTTCGAAAAAATACGCAAGTATGCTGAAACATTCCGAAATGGGCCAGTATTTTTATGAAAAAACGGGCACACCTTTGCATCCGATGTCCCCGTTAAGCAAGATTCTCTGGCTGAAAGCGGAAAAGCCCGAGGTGTTCCAAGCAGCGCGTTGGTTCATCGGCATCAAGGAATACATTCTCTGGCGGCTGTTCGATGAATTCGTTGTTGACTATTCCGTTGCCTCTGCTACTGGTCTGTTCAACATCAGGGAATTCCGTTGGGATGAGGAAATTCTGGAATTCTGCAGCATCACAAGTCAAATGCTGCCGTTGCCGGTAAGTCCTGGTCACCAGCTGAGCGGGCTCTCGGAGGAAGTGGCTGAGTTGCTGGGGCTGGCTGCGGATACACCCTTTATAGTTGGCGGAAATGACGGCTGTTTAGCCAATCTGGGTATGGGAGCGATCCGCGCGGGTACGGCAACAATCACAATCGGTACGAGCGGCGCGGTCCGGATGACGAGCGACAAACCTTATGTGAGCCCACAAGGACGTACTTTCAGTTATATTCTCGATGAAAACCATTATGTGAACGGCGGTGCCGTCAACAATGGCGGCAACATCTTTGATTGGGCAATCAAACAATTTATGCCGGCTAACATTGCGGACGAGGACCTCTACGACAAGGCGATGGAGATGATCGCAAACGTCGCACCGGGCGCTGATGGCTTGGTTTTCCATCCCTATCTGAACGGTGAAAGGGCGCCTTTATGGAATGCGGATGCCAGAGGGAATTTCAGCGGCATCAACATGCTGCATACGAAAGAGCATTTTTTGCGCTCCGTTTTGGAGGGCATCTGCCTGAATCTGAAGGATGTGCTCACGGCGATCATACCGATGAACGGTGAACCGACAAAAATTATGGCCAGCGGGGGCTTTTCGCGCGCGCAGGTCTGGCGTCAAATCTTGACGGATATCATCGGCATGCCGATCGAATTCCCGGAAACTTTCGAAAGTTCCTGTACGGGTGCCGCTTTGATCACGCTGAAGAGCTTGGGGCTGGTGGACTCTGTGGATGATGCAGAAAAAATGATGGGTGCCTCAATCGAACATCAACCGAACGAAGACAGCAAGTCTGTCTATGCAGCGATGTTCCCGCGTTATCAGCAGATGAGTAGACTGTTGCAGGAATTCTACACAGAAAAATAA
- a CDS encoding glutathione peroxidase produces MSIYEYSVTKTDQSSVPLEQYRGKVICIVNTASRCGLVGQLDELEELYEKYKDKDFIVLGFPSNQFNNQEPLNGEGAAEFCRLNYGVTFPIFDKIEVNGENADPLYKYLVQQTGGGAIKWNFTKFLIGRDGEIIKRFAPITAPKKMTKLIESALEQPSPV; encoded by the coding sequence ATGTCCATTTATGAATATTCAGTAACTAAAACAGATCAGTCATCTGTACCATTGGAACAGTACAGAGGAAAAGTCATCTGCATCGTCAATACAGCTTCGAGGTGCGGCTTGGTGGGTCAATTGGATGAACTGGAGGAGCTTTACGAAAAATACAAAGATAAGGATTTCATCGTTCTGGGTTTTCCATCGAACCAGTTCAATAACCAAGAACCATTGAACGGTGAAGGCGCAGCCGAATTCTGCCGACTCAATTATGGCGTCACTTTTCCGATTTTCGATAAAATCGAAGTGAACGGTGAGAATGCGGATCCGCTTTACAAATATCTTGTCCAACAGACTGGGGGTGGCGCCATTAAGTGGAATTTCACGAAATTCCTGATCGGCCGCGATGGCGAAATCATCAAGCGTTTTGCTCCGATCACTGCACCAAAAAAAATGACGAAGCTGATCGAAAGCGCATTGGAGCAACCAAGCCCGGTTTGA
- the tsaE gene encoding tRNA (adenosine(37)-N6)-threonylcarbamoyltransferase complex ATPase subunit type 1 TsaE, with amino-acid sequence MFTLTAKNEEETMWIAAQLAQLLEPKDVILLEGNLGAGKTTFTKGLAKGLGIDTVIKSPTYTLIREYTKGRLPLYHMDVYRLEDVGGDDLGFEEYLYGNGVSVIEWATFIEEELPDTYLTIRLVPSGEFFENREITFLPNGERYDALVETLQRLLMKEGQ; translated from the coding sequence ATGTTCACCTTAACAGCAAAGAATGAGGAAGAAACAATGTGGATAGCCGCGCAATTGGCGCAGCTGTTGGAACCGAAAGATGTCATTCTCCTGGAGGGAAATCTAGGTGCCGGCAAAACCACTTTTACAAAAGGTTTGGCGAAGGGGCTGGGCATTGACACGGTCATAAAGAGCCCCACGTATACTTTGATCAGAGAGTACACGAAAGGCAGGTTGCCACTGTACCATATGGATGTTTACCGTTTGGAGGATGTCGGGGGCGACGATTTGGGCTTTGAAGAATATCTTTATGGAAATGGCGTTTCGGTGATTGAGTGGGCTACGTTCATCGAAGAGGAATTGCCGGATACGTATTTGACGATCCGATTGGTTCCTTCCGGGGAATTTTTTGAAAACCGAGAAATCACTTTTCTCCCGAACGGCGAACGCTATGATGCTTTGGTTGAAACATTACAGAGACTACTCATGAAAGAAGGTCAATAG
- the pta gene encoding phosphate acetyltransferase, translated as MDMFEGLSQKIVGKKIKIVFPEGLEPRILGAVVRLKAEDLVEPIVIGNVDAVKEAAKGRGFRLSGIQIVDPTDYAEIDEMVASFVARRNGKVTEEQARKLLLDENYFGTMMVHMGLADGLVSGAVHSTGDTVRPALQIIKTKPGVSRTSGAFIMIRGTERFLFADCAININPGAQELAEIAVESAKTAEMFEIQPNVALMSFSTKGSAASPEVDKVVEATRIAKELAPQYNIDGELQFDAAFSEVVAKQKAPGSTVAGKAKVFIFPEIQSGNIGYKIAQRFGGFEAVGPILQGLNKPISDLSRGCNEEDVYKTAIITANQTLLD; from the coding sequence TTGGACATGTTTGAAGGCTTAAGCCAAAAAATCGTAGGAAAAAAGATTAAAATCGTTTTCCCGGAAGGCTTAGAACCAAGAATCTTAGGCGCAGTCGTACGTCTTAAAGCGGAAGACTTAGTGGAACCAATCGTTATCGGAAATGTGGATGCAGTCAAAGAAGCTGCAAAAGGCCGCGGATTCAGACTGAGTGGCATCCAAATCGTCGATCCAACTGATTATGCTGAAATCGATGAAATGGTTGCATCTTTTGTCGCACGCCGTAACGGTAAAGTCACTGAAGAACAAGCTAGAAAATTATTGTTGGATGAAAATTATTTCGGAACAATGATGGTGCACATGGGCTTAGCTGATGGTTTAGTGAGCGGTGCCGTTCACTCTACTGGCGATACTGTACGCCCAGCACTTCAAATCATCAAAACAAAACCAGGCGTAAGCCGCACAAGTGGTGCTTTCATTATGATCCGTGGTACTGAAAGATTCCTGTTCGCTGACTGTGCAATCAACATCAATCCTGGCGCTCAAGAATTGGCTGAAATCGCTGTCGAAAGTGCTAAAACAGCTGAAATGTTCGAAATCCAACCAAATGTTGCTTTGATGAGCTTCTCAACAAAAGGTTCAGCAGCATCACCAGAAGTCGACAAAGTCGTGGAAGCAACCAGAATCGCAAAAGAATTGGCTCCTCAATACAACATCGACGGCGAATTGCAATTCGATGCTGCTTTTTCTGAAGTGGTCGCTAAACAAAAAGCACCAGGCTCAACTGTAGCCGGTAAAGCTAAAGTATTCATTTTCCCTGAAATCCAATCAGGAAACATCGGCTACAAGATCGCACAACGTTTCGGCGGATTCGAAGCGGTAGGCCCAATCCTGCAAGGCTTGAACAAACCGATCTCTGATTTGTCGCGCGGATGCAATGAAGAAGATGTCTACAAAACAGCGATCATCACAGCAAACCAAACACTGCTTGATTAA
- a CDS encoding phosphoribosyltransferase family protein, with product MLFTDRKEAGMLLAEALEKYRGEDIVVFALPRGGVPLGVEIAKKLAAPLDLLITKKIGHPFNPEYAIGAITEDADPIFNPGEHGVLDKNWLEWELKRLRQEIKRRRETYVGAANIQSLDGKTAIIVDDGVATGFTMLASIAALKKRNPKRIIVAVPVTPEDTAKKMDQLVDAVVALERTDDYLGAVGAYYVRFDQLDDAEVVSLLRSMHVEEGEADE from the coding sequence ATGTTATTTACCGATCGGAAAGAGGCCGGCATGCTGCTGGCCGAAGCGTTGGAGAAGTACCGCGGAGAAGACATTGTCGTATTTGCTTTGCCTAGGGGTGGGGTTCCTTTGGGTGTCGAAATCGCCAAAAAATTGGCGGCACCGCTTGATTTGCTCATCACGAAAAAAATCGGACACCCGTTCAATCCTGAATATGCCATCGGTGCCATCACGGAGGATGCGGACCCGATCTTCAATCCGGGCGAGCATGGGGTGCTGGACAAGAATTGGTTGGAATGGGAGCTGAAGCGGCTTCGCCAGGAAATCAAACGGCGCAGGGAAACGTATGTCGGAGCAGCGAACATCCAGTCCCTCGATGGCAAGACGGCCATCATCGTGGACGACGGCGTCGCGACCGGATTTACGATGTTGGCCTCGATAGCAGCCCTAAAAAAGCGGAATCCGAAACGCATCATCGTGGCGGTTCCGGTCACGCCGGAGGATACGGCGAAAAAGATGGACCAATTGGTGGATGCAGTCGTTGCCTTGGAGCGCACGGATGACTATCTGGGCGCTGTGGGTGCCTATTATGTCCGTTTCGATCAGCTCGATGACGCAGAAGTCGTCTCCTTGCTCCGGAGCATGCATGTGGAGGAGGGCGAGGCAGATGAGTGA
- a CDS encoding PHP domain-containing protein produces MGYYDQHMHTHFSPDSAESFENYLEQTDGLIVTTEHLDFHDAYNGGVDTVLDYAAYTEKISVLNGIHGRRIRRGIEVGYTPESQAQIATYLEDKAFDVILLSVHQNGRYDYLQPIIDGMDPKAVMKEYFELCTEAVRKVDGANVFAHFDYGIRRLPVTVDDLREFEPLLKGLLNAIMAKEMALELNTRSMYEYNNADLYRYIIGLYLEMGGTRFSLGSDAHSIQKYRYHFDDAIALLKDLGVHELTQFKGQVGYTEPI; encoded by the coding sequence TTGGGATACTATGATCAACATATGCACACACATTTTTCACCCGATTCTGCGGAATCATTTGAGAATTATCTCGAGCAAACAGACGGGCTGATCGTCACAACGGAGCACTTGGATTTTCATGATGCCTACAATGGTGGTGTGGATACCGTCTTGGATTATGCCGCCTATACCGAAAAAATAAGTGTTTTGAACGGGATCCACGGTAGGCGCATCCGCCGGGGCATCGAGGTCGGCTACACCCCTGAGTCCCAAGCCCAGATTGCGACCTATCTGGAAGACAAAGCCTTCGATGTCATCCTGTTGAGCGTTCACCAAAACGGGCGCTATGATTACTTGCAGCCGATCATCGATGGGATGGATCCCAAAGCGGTCATGAAGGAATATTTCGAACTCTGTACGGAAGCTGTCCGGAAAGTCGATGGGGCAAATGTTTTCGCGCACTTTGATTACGGAATCCGTCGCCTGCCCGTCACGGTAGACGATCTTCGGGAATTCGAGCCTTTGCTGAAGGGGCTGCTCAATGCCATCATGGCGAAAGAAATGGCGCTGGAATTGAACACGCGCAGCATGTATGAATATAACAATGCAGACTTGTACCGCTATATCATCGGTCTGTATCTGGAAATGGGCGGGACCCGCTTCAGTCTTGGTTCCGATGCGCACAGCATCCAGAAATACCGCTATCACTTCGACGATGCCATCGCGTTGTTAAAGGATTTGGGTGTGCACGAATTGACCCAGTTCAAAGGTCAAGTTGGCTATACCGAACCCATCTGA
- a CDS encoding dienelactone hydrolase family protein: protein MSDQEKAVKISGAGVTLNGDLVLHRDPKGLVIFAHGSGSSRHSVRNKYVASVLRAHGLSTLLLDLLTEAESEWTEKRFDIDLLAQRLTLAENWAKQQDETKQLPIGYFGSSTGAAAALQSAAALGDEINAVVSRGGRPDLAKAYLAKVTAPTLLLVGGYDDGVIELNEQAYALLNCKKEMTLIPGATHLFEEAGTLEQVAELAAQWFVKQFAEK from the coding sequence ATGAGTGATCAAGAAAAGGCAGTCAAGATAAGTGGTGCTGGCGTCACTTTGAATGGTGATCTGGTCCTGCACAGAGACCCGAAAGGCCTCGTCATTTTTGCCCATGGCAGCGGAAGCAGCCGACACAGCGTACGCAACAAATACGTGGCCAGCGTGTTGCGGGCGCATGGCTTGTCCACTTTGTTGCTGGATCTGTTGACGGAAGCTGAAAGCGAGTGGACCGAAAAGCGTTTCGACATCGATCTGTTGGCCCAGCGGTTGACGCTTGCGGAGAATTGGGCCAAGCAGCAGGATGAAACAAAACAGCTGCCGATCGGGTATTTCGGATCCAGTACCGGAGCGGCTGCCGCTCTGCAATCGGCCGCTGCGTTAGGCGATGAAATCAACGCCGTTGTTTCGCGGGGCGGCCGTCCGGACTTGGCGAAAGCATATTTGGCCAAGGTCACAGCCCCGACGCTGTTGTTGGTGGGCGGCTATGATGACGGCGTGATCGAGCTGAATGAGCAGGCATACGCATTGCTGAACTGCAAAAAGGAAATGACCCTCATTCCGGGAGCCACCCATCTGTTCGAAGAAGCGGGTACGCTGGAACAGGTTGCCGAGTTGGCTGCGCAATGGTTCGTGAAGCAGTTTGCGGAAAAATAA
- a CDS encoding GNAT family protein — protein MRKREKVEIMIREAIPADAKDIIAFSKKTGAETPYLAYGAEGLELSEAFEELYLEDLMEKDNNVMLIATINNKQLIGLASVGATDKPKLRHVGEVGITVEKDYWGFGIGSVLMEEIETWAIESGVIRRLELTVHGGNERAIHLYEKMGYQQEAVMPRAMLIDGEFIDGVLMSLMID, from the coding sequence ATGCGCAAGAGAGAGAAAGTCGAAATCATGATCCGGGAAGCCATCCCGGCCGATGCAAAAGACATCATCGCCTTCAGCAAAAAAACCGGCGCTGAGACACCTTATTTGGCATACGGGGCTGAAGGTTTGGAATTGTCCGAAGCCTTCGAGGAACTGTATCTGGAAGACTTGATGGAGAAAGACAACAATGTGATGCTGATTGCGACGATAAACAATAAACAACTGATCGGCTTGGCATCCGTCGGGGCAACGGACAAACCGAAGCTTAGGCACGTGGGGGAAGTCGGTATAACTGTCGAAAAGGATTATTGGGGATTCGGAATCGGCTCGGTGCTGATGGAAGAAATCGAGACTTGGGCAATCGAGAGCGGCGTGATCCGCCGTTTGGAACTGACGGTCCATGGCGGAAACGAACGGGCTATCCATCTTTATGAAAAAATGGGTTACCAGCAAGAAGCGGTGATGCCACGTGCCATGCTGATCGATGGGGAATTTATCGATGGCGTCTTGATGAGCTTGATGATCGATTAA